A single Lolium perenne isolate Kyuss_39 chromosome 6, Kyuss_2.0, whole genome shotgun sequence DNA region contains:
- the LOC127329086 gene encoding uncharacterized protein → MLPRRRPRTLTGFLGVRRQYSGHFTAEITVDNLRWWLGTFVLLELDVRMWTFGWPHADMNLTLVESLKKDEFLSLPVSMVTREQEKQNHRAFLQIRAHEADEEAMAKIHRDHPELVQFGTRYFTEREKPKNKKK, encoded by the coding sequence AtgctgccgcgccgccgccctaGGACGTTGACGGGTTTCCTCGGCGTGCGGCGGCAGTACTCTGGCCATTTCACTGCAGAGATCACTGTTGACAACCTGCGCTGGTGGCTCGGGACATTCGTGTTGCTGGAGCTCGACGTGCGCATGTGGACGTTCGGCTGGCCGCACGCCGATATGAACTTGACCCTTGTGGAGAGCCTAAAGAAGGACGAGTTCCTATCGCTACCGGTGAGCATGGTCACTCGCGAGCAGGAGAAGCAGAATCATCGCGCCTTTTTGCAGATTAGGGCGCACGAGGCCGACGAGGAGGCAATGGCAAAGATTCACCGTGATCACCCCGAGCTTGTTCAGTTCGGGACTAGGTACTTCACAGAGAGGGAGAAGCCCAAGAATAAGAAGAAATAA